From the Nodularia sp. NIES-3585 genome, one window contains:
- a CDS encoding SDR family oxidoreductase — translation MSLDQRRALITGASSGIGKATALAFAKAGIDVALVSRSLDKLETVAQAARHTGVVAKAYAVDLANVTQVKAKIQAIALDFGDIDILVNNAGIAYTANLSETPLEDWQQVINLNLTSVFQCMMGILPGMRERSTGTIINVASIAAKQPFPGWGAYSVSKAGLMSLSQTLAQEERAHGIRVTAICPGAVNTELWDTETVQSDFDRSKMLTAEVVAQSILYTALLPQQAVIDELTLMPSAGAL, via the coding sequence ATGAGTCTTGATCAACGACGCGCCCTAATTACTGGGGCCAGTAGCGGAATTGGCAAAGCAACGGCTTTAGCATTTGCCAAGGCGGGAATTGATGTCGCCTTAGTCAGCCGTTCTTTGGATAAGTTGGAGACAGTAGCACAAGCAGCTAGGCATACGGGAGTAGTAGCCAAAGCTTACGCTGTTGATCTTGCTAATGTAACTCAAGTAAAAGCAAAAATCCAGGCGATCGCCCTTGACTTTGGGGACATAGATATCTTAGTCAACAATGCGGGAATAGCATATACAGCCAACTTAAGTGAAACCCCCTTAGAAGATTGGCAGCAAGTAATCAACTTGAACCTCACCAGCGTATTTCAGTGCATGATGGGAATTTTACCCGGAATGCGCGAGCGCAGCACAGGCACAATTATTAACGTCGCCTCAATTGCCGCCAAGCAACCCTTTCCTGGTTGGGGAGCATACAGCGTCAGCAAAGCAGGTCTAATGTCACTTTCCCAAACCCTGGCACAAGAAGAACGCGCCCACGGCATTCGTGTCACGGCCATTTGTCCTGGTGCTGTGAATACAGAACTGTGGGACACAGAAACCGTCCAGTCCGATTTTGACCGTTCCAAAATGTTAACGGCAGAAGTTGTTGCCCAATCAATTCTCTACACAGCCTTACTACCACAGCAAGCCGTCATTGACGAATTGACCCTAATGCCCAGTGCTGGCGCTCTTTAA
- the folE gene encoding GTP cyclohydrolase I FolE produces MTIASSNGSNRSKSPLSPDLIEAISPKPDRNTHNGRQPDLHPPSGEEMESMMDGVRALIVGVGEDPEREGLLKTPKRVAEAMQFLTSGYNQSLEELLNDAIFDEGHNEMVLVRDINFFSLCEHHMLPFMGKAHVAYIPNQKVVGLSKLARIVEMFSRRLQVQERLTRQIAEAIQTILEPQGVAVVMEATHMCMAMRGVQKPGSWTVTSAMVGAFDEQQKTREEFFNLIRHQPSFY; encoded by the coding sequence ATGACTATTGCTAGTTCCAACGGTTCCAATCGCTCGAAATCTCCTCTCAGCCCCGATTTAATAGAAGCCATCAGCCCCAAACCCGACCGCAACACCCATAACGGAAGACAGCCGGATTTGCACCCACCGTCAGGGGAAGAAATGGAGTCAATGATGGACGGCGTAAGAGCGCTAATTGTGGGAGTTGGAGAAGACCCCGAAAGAGAAGGACTGCTGAAAACACCCAAACGTGTAGCAGAAGCCATGCAGTTTCTCACCAGTGGCTACAACCAATCTCTAGAAGAACTCCTTAACGATGCCATCTTCGATGAAGGACATAACGAGATGGTATTAGTTCGAGATATTAACTTCTTTAGCCTCTGTGAACACCATATGCTGCCTTTTATGGGTAAAGCACACGTTGCGTATATCCCCAACCAAAAAGTTGTAGGTTTAAGTAAACTGGCTCGTATTGTCGAGATGTTTTCTCGCCGTTTACAAGTCCAAGAAAGATTAACCCGTCAAATAGCCGAAGCGATTCAGACTATTCTCGAACCTCAAGGTGTTGCCGTAGTCATGGAAGCTACCCATATGTGCATGGCAATGCGCGGTGTGCAAAAACCCGGTTCTTGGACTGTCACCAGTGCAATGGTTGGTGCATTTGACGAACAACAAAAAACCCGTGAAGAATTCTTTAACTTGATTCGTCATCAACCATCATTTTATTAG
- a CDS encoding long-chain acyl-[acyl-carrier-protein] reductase: MFGLIGHLTSLEHAQSVAKELGYPEYADQGLDFWCSAPPQIVDEITVTSITGQTIEGRYVESCFLPEMLANRRIKAATRKILNAMAHAQKHGINITALGGFSSIIFENFKLEQFSQVRNIKLEFERFTTGNTHTAYIICRQVEQASKQIGIDLSKATVAICGATGDIGSAVTRWLDARTDVKELLLIARNPERLKDLQDELGRGKIMALDEALPEADIVVWVASMPKSMEIDFQVLKRPSLLIDGGYPKNLATKIQYPGVHVLNGGIVEHSLDIDWKIMKIVNMDVPARQLFACFAESMLLEFEKLYTNFSWGRNQITVDKMEQIGQASIKHGFRPLLVESLVVN; the protein is encoded by the coding sequence ATGTTTGGTCTAATTGGACATTTGACTAGTTTAGAACACGCTCAATCGGTAGCCAAAGAATTGGGTTACCCAGAATATGCCGATCAAGGGCTAGATTTTTGGTGCAGCGCCCCGCCGCAAATTGTCGATGAAATTACAGTTACGAGTATAACTGGACAGACAATTGAAGGACGGTATGTAGAATCTTGTTTTCTGCCGGAAATGCTAGCTAATCGCCGCATCAAAGCAGCAACACGGAAAATTCTCAACGCTATGGCTCATGCTCAAAAGCATGGCATCAACATCACTGCTTTAGGGGGATTTTCCTCAATTATTTTTGAGAACTTTAAATTGGAGCAGTTTAGCCAAGTCCGCAACATCAAACTAGAGTTTGAACGCTTTACCACAGGGAATACTCACACGGCTTACATTATTTGTCGGCAGGTGGAACAAGCGTCGAAACAAATAGGAATTGATTTGTCGAAAGCGACTGTTGCTATATGTGGGGCAACTGGAGATATTGGCAGCGCCGTCACACGCTGGCTAGATGCCAGAACAGATGTCAAGGAACTTTTACTCATCGCCCGCAATCCTGAACGTCTTAAAGACTTACAAGACGAACTGGGGCGAGGAAAAATCATGGCTTTGGATGAAGCACTGCCCGAAGCTGATATTGTAGTTTGGGTTGCCAGTATGCCCAAAAGCATGGAAATTGATTTTCAAGTCCTGAAGCGGCCTTCTTTGCTCATTGATGGTGGTTATCCGAAAAACTTAGCTACTAAAATTCAATATCCTGGTGTTCATGTGCTAAATGGTGGGATTGTCGAACATTCCCTCGATATTGACTGGAAAATTATGAAAATAGTCAATATGGATGTGCCAGCACGCCAGTTGTTTGCTTGTTTTGCCGAATCGATGCTGCTGGAATTTGAGAAGTTATACACGAACTTTTCTTGGGGGCGGAATCAGATTACCGTAGACAAAATGGAGCAGATTGGTCAAGCATCAATTAAACACGGTTTTAGACCCCTGCTAGTTGAGTCGTTAGTCGTTAACTAA
- a CDS encoding phosphoribosylanthranilate isomerase — protein sequence MRVKICGITQPEQSVAIASLGATALGFICVPTSPRYVTSQQIRAAVAQLPENIDKIGVFADTTIPEISQIVMDSGLTGVQLHGDESPEFCSLLRQSLPNVEIIKAFRVRSLEHLDQASNYTKYINTLLLDAYHPQQLGGTGQTLDWQMLEQFKPSCPWLLAGGLTPNNVVAALNQVKPDGIDLSSGVEIKPGDKDLDKVALLFEKLGKWESLRLQ from the coding sequence ATGCGGGTTAAAATTTGCGGCATTACTCAACCAGAACAGTCTGTAGCGATCGCTTCTCTTGGTGCAACTGCACTAGGATTTATCTGTGTACCCACCTCACCCCGTTACGTTACTTCACAGCAAATTCGGGCGGCAGTGGCGCAATTACCGGAAAATATTGACAAAATCGGTGTTTTTGCTGACACAACTATTCCCGAAATTAGCCAGATTGTCATGGATTCAGGATTGACTGGTGTTCAGTTACACGGAGACGAATCCCCAGAATTTTGCTCACTGTTACGTCAAAGTCTCCCAAATGTAGAAATTATTAAGGCTTTTAGAGTTCGCAGTCTTGAGCATCTTGATCAAGCCTCTAATTACACAAAATATATAAACACATTACTACTTGATGCTTATCATCCCCAACAGTTGGGAGGTACAGGACAAACTTTAGACTGGCAGATGTTAGAGCAATTTAAACCCAGTTGTCCTTGGTTATTAGCTGGAGGACTAACGCCAAATAATGTAGTAGCTGCCTTAAATCAAGTTAAACCCGACGGTATTGATTTATCTAGCGGTGTGGAAATTAAACCCGGTGATAAAGATTTAGACAAAGTAGCACTGCTATTTGAGAAGTTAGGAAAATGGGAAAGCTTGAGGTTACAGTGA
- a CDS encoding TrkH family potassium uptake protein — MTVSRTVCLGFLAVITVGTILLMMPFSTSSGTWNDPIVALFTATSAVCVTGLAVVDTGTDFSFWGQLCILLLAQIGGLGYMTTTTFLIMLVGRKFNLRHKLAIQQTLDRPGMQGSAQIIRSIIATTIIFEITGILLLLPAFVPDFGWNQGLWLAIFHSISAWNNAGFSLFSDSLIGYQSSGLVVFTITMLIIFGGIGYQVILEVYLWVRDRLLKKTTNLVFSLDFKVASSTTLILISIGTIAFFLIETKNRGTFGSLNLPTQLLSAWFQSVTTRTAGFNSIDVSQMTTAGLFITIAFMFIGASPSGTGGGIKTTTVRVLTSCTKSILQGKEEVLLYERKIAISLILKAVAVLVGSVAMVLLSTILISLTDPELNFIQLLFEVVSAFATVGLSTGITSSVSIPAKLILIVTMYVGRVGVLLLMAAVLGDPRPTRVHYPEESLLVG; from the coding sequence ATGACCGTTTCTCGCACAGTTTGCTTGGGATTTTTAGCTGTGATTACCGTGGGAACTATCCTACTGATGATGCCTTTCTCAACTAGCAGTGGGACTTGGAATGACCCGATTGTGGCGCTATTTACAGCCACCTCCGCCGTTTGTGTCACGGGGTTAGCTGTAGTTGATACTGGCACTGATTTTTCTTTTTGGGGTCAGTTGTGTATTCTGCTGTTAGCTCAAATTGGCGGCTTGGGGTACATGACAACCACCACCTTTCTAATTATGCTAGTTGGGCGAAAATTTAACCTGCGGCACAAATTAGCCATTCAACAAACTTTAGACCGACCGGGAATGCAAGGTAGCGCTCAAATTATCCGGTCAATTATTGCCACAACTATAATTTTTGAAATTACAGGCATTTTGTTACTTCTCCCGGCATTTGTTCCCGATTTTGGCTGGAATCAAGGACTTTGGCTGGCGATTTTTCATAGTATTTCGGCTTGGAATAATGCCGGCTTTAGTTTATTCTCAGATAGCTTAATCGGATATCAGTCATCTGGTTTAGTAGTTTTCACGATTACAATGTTGATCATCTTTGGTGGCATTGGTTATCAGGTAATCTTAGAAGTGTATCTTTGGGTGCGCGATCGCCTGCTCAAGAAAACCACAAACTTAGTCTTTTCTTTGGATTTCAAAGTAGCATCCAGCACAACTTTAATACTCATATCCATCGGCACAATCGCATTTTTTCTCATAGAGACAAAAAATAGAGGCACATTTGGGTCACTAAATTTACCTACCCAGTTACTATCAGCTTGGTTTCAATCAGTTACTACCAGAACTGCTGGTTTTAATAGCATTGATGTCAGTCAAATGACAACGGCTGGGTTATTTATTACGATTGCATTTATGTTTATTGGTGCTAGTCCAAGTGGGACAGGAGGAGGGATAAAAACTACAACCGTGAGAGTTCTCACTAGCTGCACCAAATCAATTCTTCAAGGTAAGGAAGAGGTTTTATTATATGAACGCAAAATCGCCATATCTTTAATTTTAAAAGCTGTTGCGGTTTTAGTGGGTTCCGTCGCTATGGTACTGTTGTCTACAATTTTAATTTCCCTGACAGATCCAGAATTGAATTTTATTCAACTGCTGTTTGAAGTTGTCTCAGCCTTTGCGACTGTAGGCCTTTCTACAGGTATCACTAGTAGCGTCTCAATACCAGCAAAGCTGATTTTAATTGTCACAATGTATGTGGGACGAGTCGGGGTTTTACTGCTGATGGCTGCTGTACTAGGAGACCCCCGCCCCACTAGGGTACACTATCCTGAAGAAAGTTTACTTGTGGGATAG
- a CDS encoding aldehyde oxygenase (deformylating), protein MQQLAPELKIDFQSEKYKDAYSRINAIVIEGEQEAHDNYIRLGEMLPELKDELIRLSKMESRHKKGFEACGRNLSVTPDMPFAQKFFSGLHENFQKAAAEGQVVTCLLIQSLIIECFAIAAYNIYIPVADDFARKITEGVVKDEYSHLNFGEVWLKENFAESKAELEAANRQNLPIVWRMLNEVEDDAHILAMEKEALVEDFMIQYGETLNNIGFTTRDIMRMSAYGLTAA, encoded by the coding sequence ATGCAACAACTTGCACCCGAATTAAAAATTGATTTTCAGAGCGAAAAATACAAAGATGCTTACAGTCGCATTAATGCGATCGTCATCGAAGGAGAACAAGAAGCTCATGACAATTACATCAGATTGGGAGAAATGCTTCCTGAGCTTAAAGATGAACTGATTCGTTTATCTAAAATGGAAAGTCGCCACAAAAAGGGTTTTGAAGCTTGTGGGCGCAATCTGTCTGTCACTCCAGATATGCCCTTTGCTCAGAAGTTTTTCTCTGGACTACACGAAAATTTCCAAAAAGCCGCGGCTGAAGGCCAAGTGGTGACTTGCTTGCTGATTCAGTCTTTGATTATTGAATGCTTTGCGATCGCAGCATACAACATCTACATCCCCGTCGCTGATGATTTTGCCCGTAAAATTACAGAGGGAGTCGTAAAAGATGAGTACAGTCACCTCAACTTTGGTGAAGTGTGGTTGAAAGAAAACTTTGCCGAATCCAAAGCGGAATTAGAAGCAGCCAATCGCCAAAACCTACCCATTGTTTGGAGAATGCTCAATGAAGTCGAAGATGATGCCCACATCTTAGCAATGGAAAAAGAAGCTTTGGTAGAAGACTTCATGATTCAATATGGTGAAACTTTGAATAACATCGGCTTCACTACCAGAGACATTATGCGGATGTCAGCCTATGGACTCACAGCAGCTTAA
- a CDS encoding pentapeptide repeat-containing protein: protein MEMVGSGEEISGEELLRRYAAGERNFPLIRIEDMECVLEGADLRGINLMGSHLHHAPWSSINLSGACLLAADFAGVWMDGTDLSEADLTGACLRGTNLTNANLSNCILEGANLRRAILWNANLRGAVFDNAILAYADFTGADYFTINQYMTGILFWNTTMPDGTVIEGPTYIN, encoded by the coding sequence ATGGAGATGGTTGGTTCCGGGGAAGAGATTAGTGGAGAAGAATTGCTCAGACGCTATGCTGCTGGGGAAAGGAATTTTCCCTTGATTCGTATTGAGGACATGGAGTGTGTTTTGGAGGGAGCTGACCTCAGAGGAATTAATCTGATGGGGTCTCACTTGCACCATGCTCCGTGGTCGAGTATTAATTTGAGCGGAGCCTGTCTGCTCGCTGCTGACTTTGCTGGTGTCTGGATGGATGGAACTGACTTGAGTGAAGCTGATTTGACTGGTGCTTGTTTGCGGGGAACTAACTTGACTAACGCTAATTTGAGTAATTGCATTTTGGAGGGAGCTAACTTGAGAAGAGCTATTTTGTGGAATGCTAATTTGAGAGGTGCTGTTTTCGACAACGCTATTTTGGCTTATGCTGACTTTACTGGTGCCGACTATTTCACTATTAATCAGTACATGACGGGTATTTTGTTCTGGAATACTACTATGCCCGATGGAACTGTTATCGAAGGTCCCACTTATATTAACTGA
- a CDS encoding methyltransferase domain-containing protein, which produces MSATLYQQIQQLYDASSGLWEQIWGEHMHHGYYGADGSQKKERRLAQIDLIEELLQWAEVETAENILDVGCGIGGSSLYLAGKFKAEATGITLSPVQAARANERAQYAGLSARCQFQVADAQAMPFADDSFDLVWSLESGEHMPDKTKFLQECYRVLKPGGKLIVVTWCHRPTDISPLTADEQKHLQEIYRVYCLPYVISLPEYEAIARQLPLNNLRTADWSTAVAPFWDFVIDSAFTPQALFGLLTSGWETIQGALSLGLMSDGYKRGLIRFALLSGTK; this is translated from the coding sequence ATGAGTGCAACACTATACCAGCAAATACAACAATTGTATGATGCTTCTTCTGGTCTGTGGGAACAGATTTGGGGGGAACATATGCACCACGGCTATTACGGCGCAGATGGTAGCCAAAAAAAAGAGCGCCGATTGGCTCAAATTGATTTAATCGAAGAACTACTCCAATGGGCGGAGGTGGAAACAGCAGAAAACATTCTGGATGTGGGTTGTGGGATTGGCGGTAGTTCTCTTTATTTAGCAGGGAAGTTTAAGGCTGAAGCCACGGGGATTACTTTGAGTCCAGTACAAGCGGCTAGAGCTAACGAACGCGCCCAATATGCTGGTTTGAGTGCTAGATGTCAGTTTCAAGTCGCGGATGCTCAAGCAATGCCTTTTGCTGACGATTCTTTTGATTTGGTCTGGTCACTGGAAAGTGGTGAACATATGCCAGATAAAACTAAGTTTTTGCAGGAGTGCTATCGAGTTCTAAAGCCTGGTGGGAAGCTGATTGTGGTGACTTGGTGTCATCGTCCGACTGATATTTCACCATTGACGGCGGATGAACAAAAGCATTTACAAGAGATTTATCGCGTATATTGTCTACCCTACGTGATTTCGTTACCAGAATATGAGGCGATCGCTCGTCAACTTCCTTTAAATAATCTTCGCACTGCTGATTGGTCAACGGCTGTGGCTCCATTTTGGGATTTTGTGATTGATTCGGCTTTCACTCCGCAGGCGCTTTTCGGGTTACTTACTTCTGGTTGGGAAACCATTCAAGGCGCATTGTCTCTGGGATTAATGAGTGACGGTTATAAACGTGGGTTGATTCGCTTTGCTTTGTTGTCGGGGACTAAGTAA
- the psaK gene encoding photosystem I reaction center subunit PsaK — MFSSTLLAVASVPVTPEWTPTVGIIISVSSFIVLLLTLKIQYPQVGPKLPILPISIPAFIGAMAFGHVIGIGIVLGLTNIGRL; from the coding sequence TTGTTTTCATCAACCTTACTAGCCGTCGCATCTGTTCCCGTAACACCAGAGTGGACTCCCACCGTAGGGATCATTATTAGCGTCAGCAGCTTTATAGTTCTTTTGCTAACTCTCAAAATTCAGTATCCTCAAGTCGGCCCGAAGTTACCTATCCTGCCAATCAGCATTCCCGCCTTTATCGGTGCGATGGCTTTCGGTCATGTAATCGGCATTGGTATTGTCTTAGGACTGACTAATATCGGTCGTCTGTAG
- the psaK gene encoding photosystem I reaction center subunit PsaK, with translation MISSMLFAVQVTVPNTGTTWNWIGTAIIIGSCLLCLVIIPRTISYPHVGNKMPLPFPGLFNNPSIGSFLAAMSAGHLIGIGAVLGLTNLGII, from the coding sequence ATGATCTCATCAATGTTATTCGCAGTCCAAGTTACTGTTCCCAACACTGGGACTACATGGAATTGGATTGGCACTGCGATTATTATTGGCAGTTGTCTATTATGCCTTGTGATTATTCCCCGGACAATTAGCTATCCCCATGTTGGGAATAAAATGCCTTTACCTTTTCCAGGACTCTTTAATAATCCCAGCATCGGTTCCTTTCTGGCGGCGATGAGTGCTGGCCATCTGATTGGTATCGGTGCTGTTTTGGGATTGACCAATCTCGGCATTATTTAA
- a CDS encoding tetratricopeptide repeat protein, translated as MLETFKTTDIFAIIPVAIALTILGYFSWKTLVTLNSFQKGVKLYEEKDYAAAEVAFRKVIANNSTNDVVRLLLGDILKEKGNVKEATELYQEVIRSSPKNPDAYLRLANIFMDENQPEKAKDNLEQAKALLQKQRQPERAQQISHLLDKIIAKTSNQA; from the coding sequence ATGTTAGAAACTTTTAAAACCACAGACATTTTTGCCATAATTCCAGTGGCGATCGCTTTGACCATTCTCGGTTATTTTTCTTGGAAAACTTTGGTAACTTTAAACTCTTTCCAAAAAGGAGTAAAACTTTATGAAGAAAAAGATTACGCTGCTGCTGAAGTAGCTTTTCGCAAAGTGATTGCTAACAACTCGACTAATGACGTAGTTCGCTTGTTATTGGGAGATATTTTAAAAGAGAAAGGCAATGTCAAAGAAGCAACAGAACTATATCAAGAAGTGATTCGCAGCAGTCCGAAAAATCCTGATGCTTACCTGCGTTTAGCAAATATTTTCATGGACGAAAATCAGCCAGAAAAAGCCAAAGATAATCTAGAACAAGCCAAAGCCTTATTACAAAAACAGCGACAACCTGAAAGAGCGCAACAAATCAGTCATCTTTTAGACAAAATTATCGCTAAAACTAGCAATCAAGCCTAG
- a CDS encoding acetyl-CoA carboxylase carboxyltransferase subunit alpha, with product MATTERKPLLLDFEKPLAELANRIDQIRQLAEENGVDVSGEIRKLEARAMQLREEIFSNLSPSQRLQVARHPRRPSTLDYIQAISDEWMELHGDRCGGDDPALVGGVGRLGGQPVVMLGHQKGRDTKDNVARNFGMASPGGYRKALRLMEHANKFGMPILTFIDTPGAWAGIEAEHQGQGEAIAYNLREMFCFDVPIICTVIGEGGSGGALGIGVGDRLMMFEHAVYTVATPEACAAILWKDSSKSPQAAVALKIISHDLKNLGIIDEILPEPTGGAHSDPLKAATTLKQSLLDNLDELNRLTSPERRELRYEKFRKIGVFTEVAH from the coding sequence ATGGCAACTACCGAGCGCAAACCACTACTGTTAGATTTTGAAAAGCCACTAGCAGAACTGGCAAACCGGATTGATCAGATTCGGCAACTTGCAGAAGAAAATGGCGTTGATGTTTCTGGCGAAATTCGCAAACTAGAAGCACGGGCTATGCAACTACGGGAGGAAATTTTCAGTAATTTATCACCGTCTCAACGCTTGCAAGTAGCTCGTCATCCTCGTCGCCCTAGTACTCTTGATTACATTCAGGCCATTAGTGATGAATGGATGGAGTTGCATGGCGATCGCTGCGGTGGTGACGATCCAGCCTTAGTTGGTGGTGTAGGTCGTTTGGGCGGGCAACCAGTGGTAATGTTAGGTCATCAAAAAGGCCGCGATACTAAAGATAATGTCGCCCGTAACTTCGGTATGGCTTCCCCTGGTGGTTATCGTAAAGCCCTGCGGTTGATGGAACACGCCAATAAGTTTGGAATGCCGATTTTAACATTTATCGACACCCCCGGCGCTTGGGCAGGCATAGAAGCCGAACATCAAGGTCAAGGAGAAGCGATCGCCTACAATTTACGAGAAATGTTTTGCTTTGATGTGCCAATTATCTGCACAGTCATCGGCGAAGGTGGTTCTGGTGGTGCTTTAGGTATTGGCGTAGGCGATCGCCTCATGATGTTTGAACACGCCGTTTATACCGTTGCCACCCCTGAAGCCTGTGCCGCCATTCTGTGGAAAGATTCTAGCAAATCTCCTCAAGCAGCTGTGGCTCTCAAAATCATTTCCCACGACCTGAAAAACTTGGGCATCATCGACGAAATATTACCTGAACCCACTGGTGGCGCTCATTCTGACCCACTCAAAGCCGCTACCACTCTCAAGCAGAGCTTGTTAGACAACTTAGACGAACTCAATCGCTTAACATCTCCAGAACGTCGGGAACTGCGCTATGAAAAATTCCGCAAAATTGGTGTTTTCACTGAAGTTGCCCACTGA
- a CDS encoding carbohydrate ABC transporter permease has product MSKTNWNLNSANFLRLGVLLLGAFIVLLPLLVVFLTSFASSGATLEVSPKTNWTLANYRDAWQRGKFLLAFANSTLVAIAVTAFQMVTSALAGYALARLKFRGKQALLLVVLATLVIPFQLLVIPIFLVLKWGHLINTYGALILPTAVNGFGIFLLRQYFQTIPVELEEAATIDGANRLQILWRVMLPLARPALVTLFLFTFIAEWNDLFKPLVFTTRPELRTVQLALAEFQEQFTNNWPLMMAAVTIATVPVMVLFLIGQRQFIQGIAATGIKN; this is encoded by the coding sequence ATGTCTAAAACAAACTGGAATCTAAATTCTGCCAATTTTCTCAGATTAGGAGTGCTGCTATTGGGGGCATTTATTGTCCTATTGCCGTTGCTAGTGGTCTTTCTCACCTCTTTTGCATCTTCAGGAGCTACTTTAGAAGTTTCACCTAAAACTAACTGGACTTTAGCTAATTACCGCGATGCATGGCAGCGAGGTAAATTTTTACTAGCGTTTGCTAATTCTACCTTAGTCGCGATCGCTGTGACGGCTTTTCAAATGGTCACTTCTGCATTGGCGGGTTACGCCCTGGCCAGATTGAAGTTTCGCGGTAAGCAAGCGCTGTTACTGGTTGTATTGGCTACTTTGGTCATTCCCTTTCAATTATTGGTGATTCCCATCTTCCTAGTTTTAAAGTGGGGACACCTGATAAACACCTATGGGGCGCTGATTTTACCGACGGCTGTTAATGGCTTTGGGATTTTCTTATTACGTCAATATTTCCAGACAATTCCCGTAGAATTGGAAGAAGCCGCAACCATAGACGGAGCGAACCGACTACAAATTTTGTGGCGAGTCATGTTACCTCTAGCCCGTCCCGCCCTGGTGACGCTATTTCTGTTTACCTTTATTGCAGAATGGAACGATTTGTTTAAGCCTTTGGTATTTACCACCAGACCGGAATTAAGAACAGTGCAATTGGCTTTAGCCGAATTTCAAGAACAATTCACGAATAATTGGCCTTTAATGATGGCTGCTGTCACCATAGCGACGGTTCCAGTGATGGTGCTATTCCTTATCGGTCAACGTCAGTTTATACAGGGTATAGCCGCCACAGGGATTAAGAATTGA
- a CDS encoding homogentisate phytyltransferase → MNQISGQSSNFQSNWLYAFWKFSRPHTIIGTSLSVWSLYLIAVAISSTGFSNEQLISVLGALAACLCGNVYIVGLNQLEDVDIDKINKPHLPLASGEFSQKQGQLIVITMGILALVVAWLTGPFLLGLVALSLAIGTAYSLPPIRLKQFPFWAALCIFSVRGTIVNLGLFLHFNWALEQTPAIPPAVWVLTIFVLVFTFAIAIFKDIPDLEGDRLYNINTFTIQLGPQAVFNLALWVLTVCYLGIMLVGVLNFPAINPAFLVLTHLVVLAGMWMRSLGVDLEDKSAIADFYQFIWKLFYLEYIMFPIACLLA, encoded by the coding sequence ATGAATCAAATTTCTGGTCAGTCTTCTAATTTTCAAAGTAATTGGCTTTATGCTTTTTGGAAGTTTTCCCGCCCGCACACAATTATTGGTACGAGTTTGAGTGTGTGGAGTTTGTATTTAATTGCTGTTGCTATCTCCTCTACTGGTTTTTCTAATGAGCAACTCATTTCTGTTCTGGGTGCTTTAGCTGCCTGTTTATGTGGCAATGTTTATATTGTGGGTTTAAATCAACTCGAAGATGTTGACATTGACAAGATTAATAAACCTCATTTACCTCTAGCATCAGGGGAATTTTCTCAGAAGCAAGGGCAGTTAATTGTCATCACTATGGGCATTTTGGCTCTGGTTGTGGCTTGGCTAACTGGACCTTTTTTGTTGGGCTTGGTGGCTTTAAGTTTGGCTATTGGTACGGCTTATTCTTTACCACCGATTCGCTTGAAACAGTTTCCTTTTTGGGCGGCATTGTGTATCTTTTCCGTGCGGGGAACTATTGTAAATTTGGGGCTATTTTTACACTTTAATTGGGCATTAGAACAAACCCCAGCCATTCCCCCTGCGGTTTGGGTGCTGACAATATTTGTTTTGGTGTTTACCTTTGCGATCGCCATTTTTAAAGATATTCCCGATCTGGAAGGCGATCGCCTTTACAATATCAATACTTTCACTATCCAACTCGGACCACAAGCAGTATTTAATTTGGCGCTTTGGGTGCTAACTGTTTGCTATTTGGGAATCATGCTAGTTGGTGTGCTGAATTTTCCGGCAATTAACCCAGCATTTTTAGTGCTTACTCATCTAGTCGTCCTGGCTGGAATGTGGATGCGAAGTTTAGGCGTAGACTTGGAAGATAAAAGTGCGATCGCTGATTTCTACCAATTTATTTGGAAACTTTTTTACCTCGAATATATCATGTTCCCCATCGCCTGTCTTTTAGCCTAA